In Gambusia affinis linkage group LG06, SWU_Gaff_1.0, whole genome shotgun sequence, one DNA window encodes the following:
- the LOC122832195 gene encoding dehydrogenase/reductase SDR family member 13-like isoform X2 — MSLLPVELNILMVHSHQARFEHQESGNPQVVFMQLDLASLKSVHRFAETFLKTEPRLDILINNAGVLSPGCTEDGFGLAFGVNHLGHFLLTNLLLDRLRRCGPSRVITVSALLHRFGSIDFQLLAPQTDAAPPQSAWSSLQAYCNSKLCNVLFTRELANRLEGTDVTCYTLHPGVIYTELCRNLSQWLQLLMMPLAKLFFLDPSGGCQTTLYCALQEGIEPLSGRYFSNCALQQVGANGRDDGLAKKLWEVSERLTGMA, encoded by the exons GAGAGCGGGAACCCCCAGGTGGTGTTTATGCAGCTTGATCTGGCAAGTTTAAAGTCAGTTCACCGTTTTGCTGAAACCTTTCTTAAGACTGAACCTAGACTGGACATCCTCATCAACAATGCAG GTGTTCTAAGTCCTGGCTGCACTGAGGATGGCTTTGGCCTGGCCTTTGGGGTCAACCACCTGGGTCACTTCCTGCTGACCAACCTCCTGCTGGACCGGCTCAGGCGCTGCGGCCCCAGCCGAGTCATCACCGTGTCTGCTCTCTTGCACCGCTTCGGGAGCATCGACTTCCAGCTGCTGGCTCCACAGACAGACGCGGCGCCCCCCCAGTCTGCCTGGTCCAGCCTTCAGGCCTACTGTAACAGCAAACTCTGTAATGTGCTCTTCACCAGGGAGTTGGCCAACCGGCTGGAAGGCACTGATGTTACCTGTTACACCCTGCACCCAG GAGTAATCTACACAGAACTGTGTCGTAATCTGAGCCAGTGGCTGCAGCTCCTCATGATGCCCTTAGCCAAACTGTTCTTCCTGGACCCCAGCGGAGGATGTCAGACCACCCTGTACTGCGCCCTCCAGGAGGGCATCGAGCCGCTCAGTGGCAGATATTTCTCCAACTGTGCTCTCCAACAAGTTGGAGCTAACGGGCGAGATGATGGCCTGGCAAAGAAGCTTTGGGAAGTAAGTGAGAGGTTAACAGGTATGGCCTGA